A DNA window from Paenibacillus andongensis contains the following coding sequences:
- a CDS encoding sensor histidine kinase, whose amino-acid sequence MKKPTKLPKLYVFQKVIIVFTALIIPVYLVNLLMNMMGQSFIKQEFSNSIQSKVQFYSSQLDDQISFIRNQQLQVINDSDLQKLNFLSGTLDDYEEIQLVKRVKERLSTIQNSSEYLVNTGVYLKSFGRTISTQGGINKLPNQEYEMIEPFFNDSPKPALYYSNGRLFFIEFANNSSVIVYLELSVNKLEKTLNQLVGNYGDAGAVLTNETFSFDIAPKHEDAIVNSIYTIVSKEQNYKTLDSHVLKVRDQSYWVAYNRISTLGLTLFSYVNQNELTGSLKKFNVWLIIMSLVSMAIILVFSFSVKLMIHNPLRELIAAFKTLETDNLNISIRPKNDIEFGYLYRSFDKMIDKLKQSIQQNYEQKIALQHSELKQLQSQINPHFLYNGFFNIYMMCKAKDYETVATFAQKLGSYYQFVTRSGEDEVPFAKEYRHAMDYVEIQRIRFSNRIQVIADEIPDACKHLMVPRLILQPIIENTFEHAFENERKGGSIHIKVTCENYRLCICVEDDGNKITDEFIHSLEERLANSFHVLEKTGIINVCNRIRLKYGEHSGLFVSRSEYGGLKAEIIIQFNYGGGSDA is encoded by the coding sequence GTGAAAAAACCAACAAAGCTGCCCAAATTGTACGTTTTTCAAAAAGTCATTATCGTATTCACCGCATTGATTATTCCTGTCTACCTGGTGAATCTGTTGATGAATATGATGGGGCAATCATTTATCAAACAGGAATTTTCGAATTCAATCCAGTCCAAAGTACAATTTTACTCGAGCCAGTTAGATGACCAAATTTCATTCATCCGAAACCAGCAGCTGCAGGTTATCAACGATTCTGATCTCCAGAAGCTAAACTTTTTATCAGGCACACTTGATGACTATGAAGAAATCCAACTCGTTAAAAGAGTAAAGGAACGATTGTCCACCATACAGAATTCCAGTGAATATTTGGTCAATACGGGAGTATATTTGAAATCCTTTGGAAGAACGATCTCTACGCAAGGCGGAATTAATAAACTGCCGAATCAGGAGTATGAGATGATTGAACCGTTTTTTAATGATTCGCCCAAACCAGCCTTATACTACAGCAATGGCCGATTGTTTTTTATCGAGTTTGCTAACAATTCAAGTGTCATCGTCTATTTGGAGCTATCTGTTAACAAATTGGAAAAGACACTGAACCAACTAGTCGGAAATTATGGTGATGCCGGTGCTGTTCTCACCAATGAAACGTTTAGTTTTGATATAGCACCTAAGCATGAAGATGCCATTGTAAATAGTATATACACTATTGTTTCAAAAGAGCAGAATTACAAAACCTTGGACAGTCATGTCCTTAAAGTCAGAGATCAAAGTTACTGGGTCGCCTACAACCGAATAAGTACGCTCGGATTAACACTTTTCTCCTATGTAAACCAAAATGAACTCACAGGGTCTCTCAAGAAATTCAATGTATGGTTAATTATTATGTCTTTGGTCTCGATGGCCATCATTCTTGTTTTTTCATTTTCAGTCAAACTGATGATTCACAATCCGCTGAGAGAGTTGATTGCAGCGTTCAAAACGCTGGAAACGGATAACCTGAACATTTCGATAAGACCGAAAAATGACATTGAGTTCGGTTACCTGTATAGAAGCTTTGACAAGATGATAGACAAGCTTAAGCAATCGATTCAGCAAAATTATGAACAAAAAATAGCGCTGCAGCATTCCGAATTAAAGCAGTTGCAGTCGCAGATCAATCCGCACTTCCTATACAATGGATTTTTCAATATTTACATGATGTGTAAGGCCAAAGACTACGAAACGGTTGCCACATTTGCTCAGAAGCTGGGCAGCTATTATCAGTTTGTTACAAGAAGTGGAGAGGATGAAGTACCGTTCGCCAAGGAATATCGACATGCTATGGATTATGTGGAAATCCAGCGTATTCGATTCTCTAATCGGATTCAAGTCATAGCGGATGAAATTCCCGATGCGTGCAAACATCTCATGGTCCCGCGTCTAATCCTGCAGCCCATCATCGAAAACACATTTGAGCATGCTTTTGAGAACGAACGCAAAGGCGGCAGTATCCATATCAAAGTTACGTGTGAGAATTATCGATTGTGCATATGCGTGGAAGATGATGGCAACAAAATCACGGATGAGTTTATTCATTCCCTTGAAGAGAGACTCGCTAATTCCTTCCATGTGCTTGAAAAGACAGGCATCATCAATGTTTGTAATCGAATCCGACTGAAATATGGCGAACACAGCGGGCTATTCGTATCCCGAAGTGAATATGGAGGGCTTAAAGCAGAAATCATCATTCAATTCAATTATGGGGGCGGCAGCGATGCATAG
- a CDS encoding response regulator transcription factor — MHRLLIVDDEPAIVEGLVQMFQEREELDLDICKAYSAFEAIEIIKKTKIDVVLSDIRMPEKNGLQLMDEILFYWPSCKIIFLTGHNEFDYVYTAIQKNVESYILKTEEDKVVIGAVTNALKKIEDELKNNDLVAKARKQMQVMAPLLNKEMFEALLLGENAADLLSEDLFAGPELKLKGDAPVLILVGKMDCWPEGMSYANKRNALYSVRNLVEQILPSTMINEDIVYENSTIVWFIQLNSETDRFRSEDDAIDWGSLVTYLKGILESVQNACRDLLQMDVSFIISRGAVEWDGIHKEFELMKAMMKKRSAAGLKMTIMDLGMTNGYFKVEPAKVSAYSDDFNKKLRLLEKRLDEGDEQQAEIVCRDLISSLKQDMAQNYLVGLERYYMFVLVFLAYINGQNSSERIKDHRHFENFAMMDIPGDWLITEAFYIELGKQICMEKKEQVDKGENLLVERIHRFINENLGGDLSLARIAEVVYFNPSYLSRFYKQLTGRNLSDYINTAKAEAAVSMLEDMQVKINEIALKLGFESPSYFTAFFRKMKELSPQEFRDTILHKTRK; from the coding sequence ATGCATAGACTTTTAATTGTTGACGACGAGCCGGCAATTGTCGAAGGACTTGTACAGATGTTTCAGGAAAGAGAGGAGCTTGATCTCGACATATGTAAGGCTTATTCCGCGTTCGAGGCGATTGAAATTATCAAAAAAACGAAGATTGATGTCGTTCTCAGCGATATTCGCATGCCGGAGAAGAACGGTTTGCAGTTGATGGACGAGATATTATTTTACTGGCCTTCCTGCAAAATTATATTTTTAACAGGTCATAACGAGTTTGATTATGTGTACACGGCCATTCAAAAAAATGTGGAAAGCTACATTCTGAAAACCGAAGAAGATAAGGTTGTCATCGGTGCAGTTACTAATGCGTTAAAGAAAATAGAGGATGAACTTAAGAACAATGATCTTGTTGCTAAGGCTCGGAAGCAAATGCAGGTCATGGCACCGCTATTGAATAAGGAAATGTTCGAGGCTTTGCTTTTAGGCGAAAATGCAGCCGATCTTTTATCCGAAGACCTATTTGCTGGACCAGAATTAAAGCTGAAGGGGGATGCCCCAGTATTGATCCTTGTTGGCAAAATGGACTGTTGGCCGGAAGGCATGTCGTATGCCAATAAACGAAACGCGCTTTACTCCGTTAGGAACTTAGTTGAGCAAATCTTGCCTAGCACGATGATAAATGAAGATATCGTTTATGAAAATTCGACCATTGTTTGGTTCATCCAGCTGAATTCCGAAACGGACAGGTTTCGAAGTGAAGACGATGCCATCGATTGGGGAAGTCTTGTCACCTATTTAAAAGGAATACTGGAATCGGTTCAAAATGCGTGCCGCGATCTGCTTCAAATGGACGTTTCTTTCATCATATCAAGGGGAGCCGTCGAATGGGACGGCATTCATAAGGAATTTGAACTTATGAAAGCCATGATGAAGAAAAGATCCGCTGCTGGGCTCAAAATGACGATCATGGACCTCGGCATGACGAACGGATATTTCAAAGTGGAACCTGCGAAAGTTTCCGCTTACTCGGACGATTTTAACAAAAAACTGCGATTGCTTGAAAAAAGGTTGGATGAAGGGGACGAGCAGCAAGCTGAAATCGTCTGCAGGGATCTGATCAGCAGTTTGAAACAGGATATGGCTCAAAATTACCTTGTCGGTCTAGAGAGGTACTACATGTTTGTACTTGTCTTCTTAGCCTATATCAATGGTCAAAATAGTAGTGAAAGAATCAAGGATCATAGGCATTTCGAGAATTTTGCCATGATGGACATTCCCGGTGATTGGCTAATTACTGAAGCCTTTTACATAGAGCTTGGCAAACAGATATGTATGGAGAAAAAAGAGCAAGTTGACAAGGGCGAGAATTTGTTAGTTGAGCGAATTCACAGGTTTATCAACGAAAACTTAGGTGGAGACCTTTCCCTTGCGAGAATCGCTGAAGTGGTCTATTTTAATCCATCGTATCTTTCGCGTTTCTATAAGCAGCTTACTGGGAGGAATCTTTCCGACTATATCAATACAGCCAAAGCGGAAGCGGCGGTGAGCATGCTGGAGGACATGCAGGTGAAAATTAATGAAATTGCTTTGAAGCTGGGATTTGAATCTCCTTCTTACTTCACAGCATTTTTTCGGAAAATGAAAGAATTGTCACCACAGGAATTTAGGGATACTATCCTTCATAAAACGAGGAAGTAA
- a CDS encoding glycine cleavage system protein H: MTVPVQIKYTRDHYWIRLDGEKAVVGLTEYGISELGMLVFIELPDQDTYVRKGEFIGSVETVADEEHDLLAPLSGKVTSVNRLLERAVMLIHESPYDKGWLFTIQWSQESELEQLWEEETYDREFSLAD; encoded by the coding sequence GTGACAGTGCCAGTGCAAATCAAATATACAAGAGATCACTACTGGATTCGGCTCGACGGGGAAAAAGCTGTTGTCGGGTTAACGGAATACGGCATCAGCGAGCTGGGTATGCTTGTTTTTATCGAGCTCCCGGATCAGGATACGTATGTGAGAAAAGGGGAATTCATTGGTTCTGTTGAGACTGTGGCGGATGAGGAACACGATCTGCTAGCCCCTTTATCCGGCAAAGTTACATCCGTCAATCGGCTGCTGGAAAGAGCAGTGATGCTGATTCACGAATCCCCCTATGACAAAGGCTGGCTATTCACGATTCAGTGGAGTCAAGAATCTGAGCTGGAGCAGCTATGGGAAGAGGAAACTTATGATCGGGAGTTTTCGCTAGCAGACTGA
- the nfsA gene encoding oxygen-insensitive NADPH nitroreductase: MNEVIATMMNHRSVRCFKDELLTDEQIVKIVEAAQMASSSSFMQSYSIIGITDKQVKDELGAITGLPYVANNGHLFIFCADLHRVTVMGSEAEREEMKSMLESSAFYQIAVTDTALAAQNALLAAESMGLGGVMLGAIARNLTRLDELLQLPQYVVPLFGMAVGVPDQQTDTKPRLPVPAVYFENHYSTNLEEQRERIEEYDERMRAYYLNRSENVRDDTWSKKHIAVLQSKAPVQHFTRYIQSKGLNRK, translated from the coding sequence ATGAATGAAGTCATTGCTACCATGATGAACCACCGATCAGTCAGATGCTTTAAGGATGAATTACTGACAGATGAGCAAATCGTAAAGATTGTAGAAGCTGCGCAAATGGCGTCTTCATCCAGCTTCATGCAATCGTATTCCATTATTGGCATAACAGATAAGCAAGTGAAAGATGAACTGGGCGCGATAACTGGGTTGCCATACGTTGCTAATAATGGGCACCTGTTCATCTTTTGCGCCGATTTGCATCGAGTAACGGTGATGGGCTCCGAGGCGGAGCGAGAAGAGATGAAGTCGATGCTGGAGAGCTCCGCATTTTACCAAATCGCTGTCACGGATACAGCGTTAGCTGCTCAAAATGCGCTGCTTGCCGCCGAGTCAATGGGGCTTGGAGGCGTCATGCTAGGTGCAATTGCCAGAAATTTGACACGACTGGATGAGCTGCTGCAGCTGCCCCAATACGTCGTACCGTTGTTTGGGATGGCAGTTGGTGTACCTGATCAGCAGACGGATACGAAGCCGCGACTGCCTGTCCCTGCTGTTTATTTTGAAAACCACTATAGTACAAACTTGGAAGAGCAGCGTGAAAGAATTGAGGAGTACGATGAACGAATGCGTGCGTATTATTTGAACCGAAGTGAAAATGTGCGTGATGATACGTGGTCAAAGAAACATATCGCGGTTCTTCAGAGCAAGGCACCTGTTCAGCATTTTACGAGATATATTCAAAGTAAGGGACTTAACAGGAAGTAA
- a CDS encoding MarR family winged helix-turn-helix transcriptional regulator: MSYEHNDPLIREVIESFTQLAHRIQAENDEEQQWLLAHCTNPVLTVILQDISAMMLHVLDAIGKLEPVNGITISKQFGFPKGTISKVTKKLAAKQLIRTEALPGNKKEIIFRMTPLGQELFHLHTRLDQHIEASAIRFMNKYPPEQLRLITSFMQDMNQTSWVQLETEPDPS; the protein is encoded by the coding sequence ATGAGCTATGAGCATAACGACCCCCTTATCCGAGAAGTCATCGAATCCTTTACGCAGCTGGCCCATCGGATTCAAGCTGAAAATGATGAAGAGCAGCAATGGCTTCTGGCGCATTGTACCAATCCAGTCCTCACCGTTATTCTGCAGGACATATCGGCCATGATGCTGCATGTGCTGGATGCCATCGGAAAGTTAGAACCCGTCAATGGCATCACCATCTCCAAGCAATTTGGCTTCCCCAAAGGCACCATTTCCAAAGTCACTAAGAAATTAGCTGCCAAGCAGCTTATCCGGACCGAAGCTCTTCCAGGCAACAAGAAGGAAATCATCTTCCGGATGACTCCCTTGGGACAGGAACTGTTCCACCTTCATACTCGTCTTGATCAACATATAGAAGCCAGTGCTATCCGATTTATGAACAAATATCCCCCTGAACAACTGAGGCTTATCACTAGCTTCATGCAAGATATGAACCAGACCTCCTGGGTTCAGCTTGAAACAGAGCCAGATCCGAGTTGA